Proteins found in one Pyxidicoccus trucidator genomic segment:
- a CDS encoding sigma-54-dependent transcriptional regulator encodes MSRILVIEDEPIIRTELRRLLVRAGHDVSEAGSVQEASSDYALDSFDLVLSDLRLPGASGTDVIALCPGVPVLIMTSYATVKSAVDAMKLGAVDYIAKPFDHDELLMQVERVLREGKLARQNAALKREVEQAHPVSGMVGSCAAMREVFERVRKVAPSPATVLVLGESGTGKELVARAIHAQSPRTDGPLVAVNCAAIPEGLLESELFGHEKGAFTGAQAAHAGLVEAAHGGTLFLDEIGELPAPAQARLLRMLQDGEVRRVGSTRPRKVDVRIVAATHRDLPRRVQEGTFRQDLYFRLRVVEIRLPPLRERGEDLPALAKHLLEKACRQLGRPLATFSPDALLALTSHPWPGNVRELENAIERAVILADSPMVTPELLALEPAGGVEAVGTPADVVESGAEAEDDSPDSIEEYFRRFVLEHQEHMGETELAKRLGISRKALWEKRQKLGIPRTRA; translated from the coding sequence ATGAGTCGCATCCTGGTCATCGAGGACGAGCCCATCATCCGCACGGAGCTGCGCCGGCTGCTGGTGCGCGCGGGCCACGACGTCTCGGAGGCGGGCAGCGTGCAGGAGGCGTCGAGCGACTACGCGCTCGACTCGTTCGACCTGGTGCTGTCGGACCTGCGGCTGCCGGGAGCATCGGGGACGGACGTGATTGCCCTGTGCCCGGGTGTGCCGGTGCTCATCATGACGAGCTACGCCACGGTGAAGTCGGCCGTGGACGCGATGAAGCTGGGAGCGGTGGACTACATCGCCAAGCCGTTCGACCACGACGAGCTGTTGATGCAGGTGGAGCGGGTGCTGCGCGAGGGGAAGCTGGCGCGGCAGAACGCAGCGCTGAAGCGCGAGGTGGAGCAGGCGCATCCGGTGAGCGGCATGGTCGGAAGCTGCGCGGCGATGCGCGAGGTGTTCGAGCGCGTCCGCAAGGTGGCGCCCTCGCCCGCGACAGTGCTGGTGCTGGGCGAGTCCGGCACGGGCAAGGAATTGGTGGCCCGGGCGATTCACGCGCAGAGCCCCCGGACGGACGGGCCGCTGGTGGCGGTGAACTGCGCGGCCATTCCGGAGGGACTGCTGGAGAGCGAACTGTTCGGTCACGAGAAGGGCGCCTTCACGGGAGCGCAGGCGGCGCACGCGGGACTGGTGGAGGCGGCGCACGGAGGGACGCTCTTCCTGGACGAGATTGGCGAGCTGCCCGCGCCCGCGCAGGCGCGGCTGCTGCGCATGCTGCAGGACGGCGAGGTGCGGCGCGTGGGCTCGACAAGGCCGCGCAAGGTGGACGTGCGAATCGTGGCGGCGACGCACCGGGATTTGCCGCGCCGGGTGCAGGAGGGGACGTTCCGGCAGGACCTCTACTTCCGGCTGCGGGTGGTGGAGATACGGTTGCCGCCGCTGCGAGAGCGCGGAGAGGACCTTCCCGCGCTGGCGAAGCACCTGCTGGAGAAGGCGTGCCGTCAGCTCGGCCGACCGTTGGCGACCTTCTCTCCCGACGCGCTGCTGGCGCTGACGTCGCATCCCTGGCCGGGCAACGTGCGCGAGCTGGAGAACGCAATCGAGCGGGCCGTCATCCTCGCGGACAGTCCGATGGTGACGCCGGAACTGCTGGCGCTGGAGCCGGCGGGCGGCGTCGAGGCCGTGGGCACTCCGGCTGACGTCGTAGAGAGTGGTGCCGAGGCAGAGGACGACTCGCCGGACTCGATTGAGGAGTACTTCCGCCGCTTCGTGCTGGAGCACCAGGAGCACATGGGCGAGACGGAACTGGCGAAGCGCCTGGGCATCAGCCGCAAGGCGCTGTGGGAGAAGCGCCAGAAGCTGGGGATTCCTCGCACACGGGCGTAA